One genomic segment of Candidatus Cetobacterium colombiensis includes these proteins:
- a CDS encoding type IA DNA topoisomerase, with protein sequence MDLIIAEKKSVAEAIAEALGGFEKSNGYFESDSSILTWASGHLLELKEPQEIDEKFKTWKLLDLPIRIDETWERRPKFYNIGGGLSKEEKERLENSQKVIDRQLGLIERFLLSKMIKKVIHAGDPDSEGQLLIDELIEYFKCEKPVMRVLINDNNANKVRESFKKMESNEKYVPLGKAAYARSLADMYLGVNASRFFTLKANMNEGRVVVGRVKSPVLGLIVNRYLEIKNHVKSNYYILEKSVEVGNEKVKLKLNLVPPKEILSDGKVVDKVLLEGLDKEIKGIQNLLVSKEIVKKEPPLPFNLIELQQYCNKKWSYESDRVMRITQDLRDKYKAITYNRSDCQYLSLEHFKEAPQLMERVFKNLDIKVEKMDYTKVSKCFNDDLVTAHHGIIPTNATVDLKRLTEEERNVYQIICKYYIVQFLEPMTMEKTLGEIRVSNGLILRGTSSKTLNYGYREFLDDRDSEEEKEECSSLSSLDRAEYECEIIDGEILEKETTPKKQYTEASLLKDMTSISKYVKDIKLKEALKNKDKGKKGENGGIGTPATRSTVIKDLFRDRYVELKGKEIVPTELGLKVYEYIADEVKTANVTAEWWLIQREIEEGAEVSKLVRKVEKDFLDIMSKSYEKLEHGGRTKEVIGVCPKCQGDIVESKKAYSCSCGFIFWKNDAISLKKFQELIKGKTISVKGLKSKAGKSYSAKIKLKDDYGGFQIVEFLKN encoded by the coding sequence ATGGATTTAATAATAGCTGAAAAAAAGAGCGTTGCTGAGGCTATAGCAGAAGCTTTAGGTGGCTTTGAAAAAAGTAACGGATACTTTGAAAGTGACAGTTCTATTTTAACTTGGGCAAGTGGACACCTTCTTGAACTAAAAGAACCTCAGGAGATAGATGAAAAGTTTAAAACTTGGAAGCTGCTAGATTTACCCATAAGAATTGATGAAACTTGGGAACGAAGACCAAAGTTTTACAACATAGGAGGTGGCTTATCAAAGGAGGAGAAAGAGCGATTAGAAAATAGTCAAAAAGTTATAGATAGACAACTGGGGTTAATCGAAAGATTTTTGTTGAGTAAAATGATAAAAAAAGTGATTCATGCAGGAGATCCTGATTCAGAGGGACAGCTGCTAATTGATGAACTAATAGAGTATTTTAAATGTGAAAAACCAGTTATGAGGGTACTAATAAATGATAATAATGCCAATAAAGTAAGGGAATCTTTTAAAAAGATGGAGTCTAATGAAAAGTATGTACCTCTTGGAAAAGCTGCTTATGCTAGAAGTTTAGCTGATATGTATCTTGGGGTTAACGCCAGTAGATTTTTTACATTAAAAGCCAATATGAATGAGGGAAGAGTTGTTGTGGGAAGAGTAAAATCTCCTGTTCTTGGGCTAATTGTAAATAGGTATCTAGAGATTAAAAATCATGTAAAATCTAATTACTACATATTAGAAAAAAGTGTAGAGGTTGGAAATGAAAAAGTAAAGCTAAAATTAAATCTTGTGCCACCTAAGGAGATTCTATCAGATGGAAAGGTTGTTGATAAAGTTCTATTAGAGGGTTTAGATAAAGAGATAAAGGGTATTCAAAACCTTTTAGTATCTAAAGAGATAGTTAAAAAAGAACCTCCACTACCATTTAATCTAATAGAGCTGCAACAATATTGTAATAAAAAGTGGAGCTATGAAAGTGATAGAGTTATGAGAATAACTCAAGATTTAAGAGATAAATATAAAGCTATAACTTATAACCGTTCTGACTGCCAGTACTTATCTTTAGAGCATTTTAAAGAAGCACCTCAGTTGATGGAAAGAGTTTTTAAAAACTTGGATATTAAAGTGGAGAAGATGGATTATACAAAGGTTTCAAAGTGTTTTAACGATGATTTGGTAACTGCACACCATGGAATAATACCTACAAATGCAACTGTAGATTTAAAAAGATTAACTGAAGAGGAAAGAAATGTCTACCAGATTATCTGTAAATACTATATAGTTCAGTTTTTAGAACCTATGACTATGGAGAAAACTTTGGGAGAAATAAGGGTTTCAAATGGTTTAATTCTAAGGGGTACATCTAGTAAAACTTTAAATTATGGATATAGAGAATTTTTAGATGATAGAGACTCTGAAGAGGAAAAAGAGGAATGTAGCTCTCTAAGCTCTTTAGATAGGGCAGAATACGAGTGTGAAATTATCGATGGCGAAATACTAGAGAAAGAAACTACGCCAAAAAAACAGTATACTGAGGCCTCTCTGCTTAAAGATATGACCTCTATATCAAAATATGTGAAAGATATTAAATTAAAAGAGGCTCTAAAGAATAAGGATAAAGGCAAAAAAGGGGAGAACGGTGGCATAGGAACTCCAGCTACTCGTTCAACTGTTATAAAGGACCTTTTTAGAGATAGGTATGTGGAGTTAAAGGGAAAGGAGATAGTTCCTACAGAGCTGGGATTAAAGGTTTATGAATATATAGCTGATGAGGTTAAAACTGCCAATGTAACAGCTGAGTGGTGGCTAATACAAAGGGAGATAGAAGAGGGAGCAGAGGTATCTAAATTAGTTCGAAAGGTTGAAAAGGACTTTTTAGATATTATGTCAAAGAGCTATGAAAAGCTAGAACATGGAGGAAGAACTAAGGAGGTTATTGGAGTTTGCCCTAAGTGTCAAGGAGATATAGTAGAGTCTAAAAAAGCTTATAGCTGTTCTTGTGGGTTTATATTTTGGAAAAATGATGCTATATCTTTAAAGAAGTTTCAAGAACTTATAAAGGGAAAAACAATTAGTGTAAAGGGATTAAAGAGCAAGGCTGGGAAAAGCTATAGTGCAAAGATAAAATTAAAAGATGACTATGGTGGCTTTCAAATAGTGGAGTTTTTAAAAAACTAG
- a CDS encoding DNA-directed RNA polymerase subunit alpha C-terminal domain-containing protein, which yields MENINKVSLEKVKLIEFNLSTRIKKIFEENNIIYFSQLLKMSMSDLSNLNRMGKKSIDELIEFIQVFVFWDEKLYDICQYFEKVVDENNSEIEIKREDIKKMFIQSCDLNLSNEEIIKRIKFNLNKDYFGVKIRDSHLKRFVEGEKKRMSQRHSFGIRQEWIFEIDLI from the coding sequence ATGGAAAATATAAATAAAGTTTCATTGGAAAAAGTTAAACTAATTGAATTTAATCTTAGTACAAGAATCAAAAAAATTTTTGAGGAAAATAATATTATCTACTTTTCTCAACTGTTAAAAATGAGTATGAGCGATCTATCAAATCTAAATAGAATGGGAAAAAAATCCATTGATGAGTTAATTGAATTTATACAGGTTTTTGTATTTTGGGATGAAAAACTATATGATATATGTCAATATTTTGAGAAAGTGGTAGATGAAAATAACAGTGAAATTGAGATTAAAAGAGAGGATATAAAAAAGATGTTTATTCAATCTTGCGATTTAAACTTATCAAATGAGGAGATTATAAAAAGAATAAAATTTAATTTAAATAAAGATTATTTTGGAGTTAAAATTAGAGATTCTCATTTAAAAAGGTTTGTAGAGGGAGAGAAAAAACGGATGTCTCAAAGACATAGTTTTGGAATAAGGCAGGAGTGGATATTTGAAATAGATTTAATATAA
- a CDS encoding alpha/beta hydrolase, which produces MKLKDKLIGISLFMFGINLQANGMPKDWNGPVIQGPPSGEGMLGKGPSRENIKTKFIDLAYATKSERQKLDLYLPNSGNKPYPLIIHIHGGAFFGGNKYDEQLVPMFSGLDRGYAVASINYRLSSEAKWPAQINDVKAAIKYLKANADKYNIDSNKIILWGGSAGGHLSALAGVSPTVKELEDPSLGYPDIIPNVAAVVDWFGPIDFLAMDEQWKILGINGEKHSTPDSFESFLMREQITKIPDLVKTSNPENYITKDAPVFFIQHGTADKIIPALQGKNFSDKLISVIGKEKVFFEYLEGANHGHEEKMFSTQENIDKVFKFIEVQLDMNK; this is translated from the coding sequence ATGAAATTAAAAGATAAACTCATAGGTATTTCATTATTTATGTTTGGGATAAACTTACAGGCTAATGGAATGCCAAAAGATTGGAACGGACCTGTTATACAAGGACCTCCTTCAGGAGAAGGTATGTTAGGAAAGGGACCTTCTCGTGAAAATATAAAAACTAAATTTATAGATTTAGCTTATGCTACAAAATCAGAAAGACAAAAATTAGATTTATATCTACCAAATAGTGGGAACAAACCATATCCACTTATTATTCATATTCATGGAGGTGCTTTTTTTGGAGGAAATAAATATGATGAACAATTAGTTCCAATGTTTTCTGGATTAGATAGAGGATATGCTGTAGCTTCTATAAATTATAGACTAAGTTCAGAAGCTAAATGGCCAGCTCAAATAAATGATGTAAAAGCGGCTATAAAATACCTAAAAGCTAATGCAGATAAATATAATATTGATTCAAATAAAATAATTCTTTGGGGTGGATCTGCAGGAGGGCATCTTTCAGCACTAGCAGGAGTTTCTCCAACAGTTAAAGAACTTGAAGATCCATCTTTAGGGTATCCAGATATAATTCCAAATGTGGCTGCAGTTGTAGACTGGTTTGGTCCTATTGACTTTCTTGCAATGGATGAGCAATGGAAAATACTAGGAATTAATGGTGAAAAGCACAGTACTCCAGATTCTTTTGAATCATTCTTAATGAGAGAACAGATAACTAAGATTCCAGATTTAGTGAAAACTTCTAATCCTGAAAATTATATAACTAAAGATGCACCTGTATTTTTTATACAACATGGAACTGCCGATAAAATAATTCCAGCTCTACAGGGTAAAAATTTTTCAGATAAGCTTATTTCAGTTATAGGAAAAGAAAAGGTTTTCTTCGAATATTTAGAAGGGGCTAATCATGGACATGAAGAAAAAATGTTCTCAACACAAGAAAATATTGATAAAGTTTTTAAATTTATTGAAGTCCAATTAGATATGAATAAGTGA
- a CDS encoding DUF697 domain-containing protein, whose protein sequence is MNKDDVVISEELEIKLEALNQKKEEVDNLIYKYTAGATVVGGSPIPFADAPILMMGQIKMISSIFEAYEIEFSPTKEMLFSLILNRIVSQGAKYVVKYALKKLVVGVGTAINAGMAGAVTYTMGKAVSKVAYELKESSLKSGKFEKNMNKINKLIDESIAFAFKEAESLGTDFLKNKFINKDRIVVR, encoded by the coding sequence ATGAACAAAGATGATGTAGTTATAAGTGAAGAACTAGAAATTAAATTAGAAGCTTTGAACCAAAAGAAAGAAGAAGTAGATAATTTAATATATAAGTATACAGCTGGAGCCACAGTAGTAGGTGGAAGTCCCATACCATTTGCAGATGCTCCTATTTTGATGATGGGACAGATAAAAATGATTAGTTCAATTTTTGAAGCTTATGAGATAGAGTTCAGTCCAACAAAAGAGATGTTATTTTCTTTAATATTAAATAGAATAGTTTCTCAAGGAGCTAAATACGTAGTGAAATATGCTTTGAAAAAATTGGTAGTAGGTGTAGGAACAGCTATAAATGCAGGTATGGCAGGAGCTGTAACTTATACGATGGGAAAGGCAGTTTCTAAGGTGGCATATGAGTTAAAAGAGAGTTCTTTAAAAAGTGGAAAGTTTGAAAAAAATATGAATAAAATAAATAAATTGATAGATGAAAGCATAGCTTTTGCTTTTAAAGAAGCAGAAAGCTTAGGAACAGATTTTTTAAAAAATAAATTTATAAATAAAGATAGAATAGTTGTAAGATAA